From the Clavibacter phaseoli genome, one window contains:
- a CDS encoding pyridoxal phosphate-dependent aminotransferase, with protein sequence MPRLAPHIPSVPESGIRRILELSFEVDDVIALGVGEPDVPVAPHIREAARVAWAEDRTDYTANAGIPELRAALVEKLRRDNGLDVQTEQVWVTVGATQALYQAMTLTLGAGDEALVPDPGYTTFSMGARMLQAEPVTYPLLPERGFLPDMAELERLVTARTRVLVVNSPSNPLGAVFPRETLRELLAFARRHDLWVISDEVYEYFVHDAEHVSMASLQEPGEQRVLSAFSLSKTYALTGVRVGYLVVPSGMTTTMRTVQEATISCVSAPAQWAGVAAVTGDQSHVRQAIAHYRENLDAATALLEERGIRHLRPTGAFYLWIDVSHASDGDVAGWAERFLLRDRVAVAPGSAFGRSGEGWIRVCVAADRDALLKGIRRLPAPGDAVPGPAPATDAATPAS encoded by the coding sequence GTGCCCCGTCTCGCGCCCCACATCCCGTCCGTGCCCGAGTCGGGCATCCGCCGCATCCTCGAGCTGTCCTTCGAGGTGGACGACGTCATCGCCCTGGGCGTCGGCGAGCCGGACGTGCCCGTGGCGCCGCACATCCGCGAGGCCGCCCGCGTGGCCTGGGCGGAGGACCGCACCGACTACACCGCGAACGCGGGCATCCCGGAGCTGCGCGCCGCGCTGGTCGAGAAGCTCCGCCGGGACAACGGGCTCGACGTGCAGACGGAGCAGGTCTGGGTCACCGTCGGCGCGACGCAGGCGCTGTACCAGGCGATGACGCTCACGCTGGGCGCGGGCGACGAGGCCCTCGTGCCGGATCCCGGCTACACGACCTTCTCGATGGGCGCGCGCATGCTCCAGGCCGAGCCCGTGACCTACCCGCTCCTGCCCGAGCGCGGCTTCCTGCCCGACATGGCGGAGCTCGAGCGGCTCGTCACCGCGCGCACGCGCGTCCTCGTCGTCAACTCGCCGTCGAACCCGCTCGGGGCCGTGTTCCCGCGGGAGACGCTCCGCGAGCTCCTCGCGTTCGCGCGCCGCCACGACCTCTGGGTGATCAGCGACGAGGTCTACGAGTACTTCGTGCACGACGCCGAGCACGTGAGCATGGCGAGCCTGCAGGAGCCGGGGGAGCAGCGCGTCCTGAGCGCGTTCTCGCTCTCCAAGACCTACGCGCTGACCGGGGTCCGCGTCGGCTACCTCGTGGTGCCGAGCGGGATGACGACGACGATGCGCACGGTCCAGGAGGCGACCATCAGCTGCGTCAGCGCGCCCGCGCAGTGGGCGGGCGTCGCCGCGGTCACGGGCGACCAGTCGCACGTCCGGCAGGCGATCGCCCACTATCGCGAGAACCTCGACGCGGCCACGGCCCTGCTGGAGGAGCGGGGGATCCGGCACCTCCGGCCGACCGGCGCGTTCTACCTCTGGATCGACGTGTCCCACGCCTCCGACGGCGACGTCGCCGGCTGGGCGGAGCGCTTCCTCCTCCGCGACCGCGTGGCCGTCGCCCCGGGCAGCGCGTTCGGCCGCTCGGGCGAGGGGTGGATCCGCGTCTGCGTCGCCGCCGACCGCGACGCGCTCCTCAAGGGCATCCGCCGGCTGCCGGCGCCCGGCGACGCCGTGCCCGGGCCCGCGCCCGCGACGGACGCGGCGACACCCGCGTCCTAG
- a CDS encoding NUDIX hydrolase, with amino-acid sequence MGIPDFIVSLRERVGTAPLWLSGVTAVILDGPRVLLVRRGDTGAWAPVSGILEPGEEPAVGAWREAEEETGVTVDVERLVAVGTTGEITYPNGDRASYLDLTFRCRYVSGEARVNDDESLEVAWWPVDALPEMPADFLARIRNALDDEPETRFVRPGEDVPRHDRDARGFAA; translated from the coding sequence ATGGGCATCCCCGACTTCATCGTCTCCCTCCGCGAGCGGGTCGGCACCGCTCCCCTGTGGCTCTCCGGCGTCACGGCCGTGATCCTCGACGGCCCCCGCGTCCTCCTCGTCCGTCGCGGCGACACCGGCGCGTGGGCGCCCGTCTCGGGGATCCTCGAGCCCGGCGAGGAGCCCGCCGTGGGCGCCTGGCGCGAGGCGGAGGAGGAGACCGGCGTGACCGTGGATGTCGAGCGGCTGGTCGCCGTGGGGACGACGGGCGAGATCACCTACCCCAACGGCGATCGCGCCAGCTACCTCGACCTCACGTTCCGCTGCCGCTACGTCTCGGGCGAGGCGCGCGTCAACGACGACGAGTCGCTGGAGGTCGCGTGGTGGCCGGTGGACGCGCTCCCGGAGATGCCCGCCGACTTCCTCGCGCGCATCCGGAACGCGCTCGACGACGAGCCCGAGACCCGCTTCGTGCGCCCCGGCGAGGACGTCCCGCGCCACGACCGCGACGCGCGGGGCTTCGCGGCCTGA
- the rpsT gene encoding 30S ribosomal protein S20: MANIKSQIKRIGTNKKAQERNKAVKSELKTAIRSVKTAITAGDKDAAVKAVSLAGKKLDKAASKGVIHKNQAANRKGAIAKQVAKIG, from the coding sequence GTGGCAAACATCAAGTCGCAGATCAAGCGCATCGGCACCAACAAGAAGGCCCAGGAGCGCAACAAGGCCGTGAAGAGCGAGCTGAAGACGGCCATCCGCTCCGTCAAGACCGCCATCACCGCGGGCGACAAGGACGCGGCCGTCAAGGCCGTCAGCCTCGCCGGCAAGAAGCTCGACAAGGCCGCCAGCAAGGGCGTCATCCACAAGAACCAGGCCGCGAACCGCAAGGGCGCGATCGCCAAGCAGGTCGCCAAGATCGGCTGA
- the holA gene encoding DNA polymerase III subunit delta: MATRTSRSTAAKPSAAIPQLSWDAVRPAPIVLVSGTEALLADRAMRRLRDILTAEDPRIEVSDIEADSYAPGELITLASPSLFAEPRLIRVVNVEKCSDQFLLDAVAYLDSPADDTYVVLRHAGGVRGKKLLDAVRAGTGGGIEIVCAELKKDSEKHDFAVAEFRAAKRSITPGAVRQLVAAFQDDVSELASACQQLISDTAHEITEVTVDQYYGGRVEINAFAVADSAIAGRSGEALVLLRHALTSGADPVPLIAAFAMKIRTMAKVSGVSGASGQLASKLGMAPWQVDRARRDLQLWDDAGLGRAIEALAEADAQVKGGGRDPVYSLERMVRTIASRGRD; this comes from the coding sequence ATGGCGACCAGGACGTCCCGCAGCACGGCGGCGAAGCCCTCCGCGGCCATCCCGCAGCTCTCGTGGGACGCGGTGCGGCCGGCGCCCATCGTCCTCGTGTCCGGCACCGAGGCCCTCCTCGCCGACCGCGCGATGCGGCGCCTCCGCGACATCCTCACGGCGGAGGACCCGCGCATCGAGGTCTCCGACATCGAGGCCGACTCGTACGCGCCCGGCGAGCTCATCACGCTGGCCAGCCCGTCCCTGTTCGCGGAGCCGCGGCTCATCCGCGTCGTGAACGTGGAGAAGTGCTCCGACCAGTTCCTGCTCGACGCCGTGGCCTACCTCGACTCGCCGGCCGACGACACCTACGTGGTGCTCCGGCACGCCGGGGGAGTGCGCGGCAAGAAGCTGCTCGACGCCGTGCGCGCGGGGACCGGCGGTGGCATCGAGATCGTGTGCGCCGAGCTCAAGAAGGACAGCGAGAAGCACGACTTCGCCGTCGCCGAGTTCCGTGCCGCGAAGCGCTCCATCACGCCGGGCGCCGTGCGGCAGCTCGTGGCGGCGTTCCAGGACGACGTGAGCGAGCTGGCGTCGGCGTGCCAGCAGCTCATCTCGGACACCGCCCACGAGATCACCGAGGTCACGGTCGACCAGTACTACGGCGGTCGCGTCGAGATCAACGCGTTCGCGGTCGCGGACTCGGCGATCGCCGGCCGCAGCGGCGAGGCGCTCGTGCTGCTCCGGCACGCGCTCACCTCGGGCGCGGATCCGGTGCCGCTCATCGCGGCGTTCGCCATGAAGATCCGCACGATGGCGAAGGTGTCGGGCGTGTCGGGTGCCTCGGGCCAGCTGGCGTCCAAGCTCGGCATGGCGCCGTGGCAGGTCGACCGCGCCCGGCGCGACCTGCAGCTGTGGGACGACGCGGGTCTCGGCCGGGCCATCGAGGCCCTCGCCGAGGCGGACGCGCAGGTCAAGGGCGGCGGGCGCGATCCCGTCTACTCGCTGGAGCGCATGGTGCGCACCATCGCCTCGCGCGGCCGCGACTGA